The proteins below come from a single Triticum aestivum cultivar Chinese Spring chromosome 5D, IWGSC CS RefSeq v2.1, whole genome shotgun sequence genomic window:
- the LOC123125272 gene encoding uncharacterized protein: MAAIGAFFSGQVNRVKDVASQQQALSRRQSASGQDFPGSGHRPADRRTWMAELGPERLRVHQVVWPGTHNSATAEIGVPFVTRPFAQCQSLSVYDQLATGCRLLDVRVQKDRRVCHGPLVASYTVDVVIDDVRRFLSETAAEVLVLEVRTEFGHEDPPEFAKYLVERLGEHLIPQDDAVFRKTIAELLPRRVICVWKPRNSPAPARGGPLWSAGYLRDNWINTDLPEKKFDGNLASLAQQPDPAAAWRHLYRVENTLTPQTDNPVLLVEPVTRRIHRFARFFIAQAFARGLGGKLQVLSTDFIDGDFVDACAGVTKARVDGAA; this comes from the coding sequence ATGGCCGCCATAGGCGCCTTCTTCTCGGGGCAGGTCAACCGCGTCAAGGACGTGGCGAGCCAGCAGCAGGCGCTGAGCAGGCGCCAGTCGGCCTCGGGCCAGGACTTCCCGGGGTCGGGGCACCGCCCGGCGGACCGCAGGACGTGGATGGCGGAGCTGGGGCCGGAGCGGCTGCGCGTGCACCAGGTGGTGTGGCCGGGCACCCACAACTCCGCCACCGCCGAGATCGGCGTGCCCTTCGTCACCCGCCCCTTCGCGCAGTGCCAGTCGCTCTCCGTCTACGACCAGCTCGCCACGGGCTGCCGCCTCCTCGACGTCCGCGTTCAGAAGGACCGCCGCGTCTGCCACGGCCCGCTCGTGGCGAGCTACACCGTCGACGTCGTCATCGACGACGTGCGGCGCTTCCTGTCCGAGACCGCGGCCGAGGTGCTCGTCCTCGAGGTGCGCACCGAGTTCGGCCACGAGGACCCGCCGGAGTTCGCCAAGTACCTCGTGGAGCGGCTGGGCGAGCACCTGATCCCGCAGGACGACGCCGTGTTCCGCAAGACCATAGCCGAGCTGCTGCCGCGGCGGGTGATCTGCGTGTGGAAGCCGCGCaactcgccggcgccggcgcgcggcGGGCCGCTGTGGAGCGCCGGGTACCTgagggacaactggatcaacacGGACCTGCCGGAGAAGAAGTTCGACGGCAACCTCGCGTCCCTCGCGCAGCAGCCCGACCCGGCGGCCGCCTGGAGGCACCTGTACCGGGTGGAGAACACGCTGACGCCGCAGACCGACAACCCGGTGCTGCTCGTCGAGCCGGTCACGCGGCGCATCCACCGCTTCGCGCGCTTCTTCATCGCCCAGGCCTTCGCCAGGGGCCTCGGCGGCAAGCTGCAGGTCCTGTCCACCGACTTCATCGACGGCGACTTCGTCGACGCCTGCGCCGGCGTCACCAAGGCCCGGGTCGACGGCGCCGCGTGA